A region of Sugiyamaella lignohabitans strain CBS 10342 chromosome A, complete sequence DNA encodes the following proteins:
- the PFK2 gene encoding 6-phosphofructokinase subunit beta (Beta subunit of heterooctameric phosphofructokinase; involved in glycolysis; indispensable for anaerobic growth; activated by fructose-2,6-bisphosphate and AMP; mutation inhibits glucose induction of cell cycle-related genes; GO_component: GO:0005945 - 6-phosphofructokinase complex [Evidence IEA]; GO_component: GO:0005945 - 6-phosphofructokinase complex [Evidence IMP] [PMID 3007939]; GO_component: GO:0005737 - cytoplasm [Evidence IEA,IEA,IEA]; GO_component: GO:0005737 - cytoplasm [Evidence IDA] [PMID 11914276]; GO_component: GO:0005739 - mitochondrion [Evidence IDA] [PMID 16962558]; GO_function: GO:0003872 - 6-phosphofructokinase activity [Evidence IEA,IEA]; GO_function: GO:0003872 - 6-phosphofructokinase activity [Evidence IMP] [PMID 3007939]; GO_function: GO:0005524 - ATP binding [Evidence IEA]; GO_function: GO:0003824 - catalytic activity [Evidence IEA]; GO_function: GO:0016301 - kinase activity [Evidence IEA]; GO_function: GO:0003729 - mRNA binding [Evidence IDA] [PMID 21124907]; GO_function: GO:0000166 - nucleotide binding [Evidence IEA]; GO_function: GO:0016740 - transferase activity [Evidence IEA]; GO_process: GO:0046835 - carbohydrate phosphorylation [Evidence IEA,IEA]; GO_process: GO:0006002 - fructose 6-phosphate metabolic process [Evidence IEA]; GO_process: GO:0006096 - glycolytic process [Evidence IEA,IEA,IEA]; GO_process: GO:0006096 - glycolytic process [Evidence IDA] [PMID 3000145]; GO_process: GO:0006096 - glycolytic process [Evidence IMP] [PMID 3007939]; GO_process: GO:0008152 - metabolic process [Evidence IEA]; GO_process: GO:0016310 - phosphorylation [Evidence IEA]; GO_process: GO:0015992 - proton transport [Evidence IGI] [PMID 18632794]), whose product MSGSIEGVSFLSLVTSDEKLFKDTLAFYKKLGFTIFQEYRHNAPVATAGIQSITSHAQASISEEWLTSIPINPNNNEDQVDKSLGVTLKIRLIASGPCAEDVDAKIKSFMRHGEDGDWRGDGPSFVLYSSNILEVSKILKDSGAGHIVQSHPTEVSPVELYGIDPLGNIIGFTRRCNPFTIAVDPIKRVHQDEFIGEKGANAASAPGSDSGEGPKKRIAVMTSGGDAPGMNSAVRAVIRTAIHRGCEAYAVYEGYEGLVRGGDYIREMTWGDVRGYLSIGGTSIGTARCARFREREGRLEAAKNMIEAGIDGLIVCGGDGSLTGADLFRAEWPSLIAELAEKGHITKELAEEHKHLYICGLVGSIDNDMSSTDATIGAYSSLDRICEMVDYIDATAQSHSRAFVIEVMGRHCGWLALMAGIATGADYVFIPEKPPKKEGWSDQMVSIVKRHRERGMRKTIVIVAEGAIDNELRPITPEMVKDVLVDLGLDTRITTLGHVQRGGTAVAFDRLLGTLQGVDAVDAILSATPETPSPMIGIIENKIVRRNLVEAVALTKSVAEAIEAKDFTKAMNLRDSEFCEHLDNFMLLTSADTVPKHPAEHPLNIAIINIGAPAGGMNAALRAAAAYCFSRGHKPYAIHNGWTGLARHESVREINWLEVEQWAIQGGSEIGTNRNLPEVDLGMIAYYFQKYSFDGLIIIGGFEAYHSLHQLEQARFAYPAFRIPMVCLPATISNNVPGTEYSLGTDTCLNALVTYCDVVKQSASATRHRAFVVEVQGGNSGYVAAYAGLVTGAHIIYTPEEGISFSQLGADIEFLKKCYKEDQGRNRAGRLIVRNEKASKIFTTQMLVDIIHEEAKGAFEAREAVPGHVQQGGVPSPMDRIRATRLGVQCVHFLENNQKLRSSPTAEATDMFSVIGIRSSKLVFTPVSILWETETEIKTRRPNKVFWSGLLRTAEMMNGRPRIDSSN is encoded by the coding sequence ATGAGCGGATCAATCGAAGGAGTGTCGTTTCTGTCCCTAGTGACATCGGATGAGAAGCTGTTCAAGGATACATTGGCCTTCTACAAGAAACTTGGTTTTACTATCTTCCAGGAATATCGTCATAATGCTCCAGTGGCCACTGCAGGAATCCAGAGCATCACCTCACATGCTCAGGCATCAATTTCCGAGGAGTGGCTGACCAGTATCCCAATTAATCCGAACAACAATGAAGATCAGGTTGATAAGTCGCTTGGAGTTACTCTTAAGATTAGATTGATTGCCAGTGGACCATGTGCTGAAGACGTGGATGCCAAAATCAAGAGTTTTATGAGACACGGTGAAGATGGTGACTGGAGAGGAGATGGTCCTTCTTTTGTGCTCTACTCAAGTAATATCCTTGAAGTTTCCAAGATTCTGAAAGATTCCGGGGCTGGCCATATCGTTCAATCCCACCCGACAGAAGTTTCACCAGTTGAATTATACGGAATAGATCCTTTAGGTAACATTATTGGATTCACCAGACGTTGCAATCCCTTTACTATAGCAGTCGACCCCATTAAGAGAGTTCATCAGGACGAATTTATTGGTGAGAAGggtgccaatgctgcttcAGCACCTGGATCGGACTCTGGAGAGGGCCCCAAGAAGAGAATCGCTGTCATGACTTCTGGTGGAGATGCTCCTGGTATGAATTCTGCTGTTAGAGCTGTTATTCGTACTGCCATTCACAGAGGATGCGAGGCTTACGCTGTTTATGAAGGTTATGAGGGTCTGGTAAGAGGTGGAGATTACATCCGTGAGATGACATGGGGTGATGTCCGTGGATATTTGTCCATTGGTGGTACTAGCATCGGTACTGCTAGATGTGCTAGGTTCAGAGAGCGCGAAGGAAGACTGGAGGCTGCTAAGAACATGATTGAGGCTGGTATTGATGGATTGATCGtttgtggtggtgatggttCTCTTACCGGAGCAGACTTATTCCGTGCTGAATGGCCCAGCTTGATTGCTGAACTTGCTGAGAAAGGTCACATTACTAAGGAACTGGCTGAGGAACACAAGCATTTGTATATCTGTGGTTTGGTTGGTTCTATTGACAACGACATGTCATCCACCGATGCCACTATCGGTGCCTATTCATCGCTCGATCGTATTTGTGAAATGGTCGATTATATCGATGCTACTGCTCAATCTCACTCACGAGCTTTCGTTATTGAGGTAATGGGTCGTCACTGCGGTTGGTTGGCTCTTATGGCTGgtattgctactggtgcaGACTATGTGTTTATTCCTGAAAAGCCTCCTAAGAAGGAGGGATGGAGCGATCAGATGGTTAGCATTGTTAAGAGACACCGTGAAAGAGGTATGAGAAAGACAATTGTCATTGTTGCTGAAGGTGCTATTGATAATGAATTGAGGCCAATTACTCCTGAGATGGTCAAGGATGTTCTTGTTGACCTGGGTCTCGATACCAGAATTACCACATTGGGTCACGTTCAAAGAGGTGGTACTGCTGTAGCATTTGACCGACTCCTTGGAACTTTACAAggtgttgatgctgttgatgctattCTCAGTGCTACTCCCGAAACCCCTTCACCAATGATTGGTatcattgaaaataaaatcgTCCGCCGTAACCTAGTCGAAGCAGTTGCCTTGACCAAGTCTGTGGCTGAGGCTATTGAGGCCAAGGATTTTACCAAGGCCATGAATCTTCGTGACAGTGAGTTTTGTGAACATTTGGATAACTTCATGCTCCTCACTAGTGCTGACACTGTGCCCAAGCACCCTGCTGAACACCCTCTCAACATTGCTATTATCAATATTGGTGCCCCTGCTGGTGGTATGAACGCTGCTCTCCgtgcagctgctgcctaCTGCTTTTCTCGTGGTCACAAGCCATATGCCATCCACAATGGTTGGACTGGTTTGGCTCGTCACGAATCTGTGCGCGAAATCAACTGGCTCGAAGTCGAGCAATGGGCCATCCAGGGTGGTAGTGAAATTGGTACTAATCGTAACTTGCCAGAAGTCGACTTGGGAATGATTGCTTACTACTTCCAAAAATACTCGTTCGATGGtcttattattattggtggCTTCGAGGCTTACCActctcttcatcaattaGAACAAGCTAGATTCGCGTATCCTGCATTCCGCATTCCTATGGTTTGTTTACCAGCTACCATCTCTAACAATGTTCCTGGTACCGAATATTCCCTTGGTACCGATACCTGTCTTAACGCTCTGGTCACTTACTGTGATGTTGTTAAGCAGTCTGCCTCTGCCACGAGACATCGTGCTTTTGTGGTCGAAGTCCAAGGTGGTAACAGTGGATACGTTGCTGCTTACGCTGGTTTAGTAACCGGAGCTCACATTATTTACACACCTGAAGAAGGTATTTCATTCTCTCAACTTGGAGCTGACATTGAGTTCTTGAAGAAATGTTACAAAGAGGACCAGGGCCGTAATAGAGCTGGCCGTCTGATTGTTCGTAACGAAAAGGCATCCAAGATCTTCACCACTCAAATGCTGGTCGATATTATTCACGAGGAAGCCAAGGGTGCTTTCGAAGCTAGAGAAGCTGTCCCTGGTCACGTCCAACAGGGAGGTGTGCCATCACCAATGGACAGAATTAGAGCCACTCGTCTGGGTGTTCAATGCGTTCACTTCTTGGAAAACAACCAAAAGCTGCGTTCATCACCAACTGCTGAGGCCACTGATATGTTCAGTGTTATCGGCATCAGATCTTCCAAACTAGTCTTCACACCTGTCTCGATCCTATGGGAGACTGAGACCGAAATCAAGACTCGTCGTCCAAACAAGGTCTTCTGGAGTGGCTTACTGCGCACTGCTGAGATGATGAATGGTAGACCAAGAATTGACAGTTCGAACTAA
- the SPE1 gene encoding ornithine decarboxylase SPE1 (Ornithine decarboxylase; catalyzes the first step in polyamine biosynthesis; degraded in a proteasome-dependent manner in the presence of excess polyamines; deletion decreases lifespan, and increases necrotic cell death and ROS generation; GO_component: GO:0005737 - cytoplasm [Evidence IDA] [PMID 14562095]; GO_function: GO:0016831 - carboxy-lyase activity [Evidence IEA]; GO_function: GO:0003824 - catalytic activity [Evidence IEA]; GO_function: GO:0016829 - lyase activity [Evidence IEA]; GO_function: GO:0004586 - ornithine decarboxylase activity [Evidence IEA]; GO_function: GO:0004586 - ornithine decarboxylase activity [Evidence IDA] [PMID 2681188]; GO_process: GO:0015940 - pantothenate biosynthetic process [Evidence IMP] [PMID 11154694]; GO_process: GO:0006596 - polyamine biosynthetic process [Evidence IEA,IEA]; GO_process: GO:0009446 - putrescine biosynthetic process [Evidence IMP] [PMID 7929015]; GO_process: GO:0033387 - putrescine biosynthetic process from ornithine [Evidence IEA]), producing the protein MPAISLSNNKHGPDRGTSIHDKSIYNSKGHINGSLYHEHESQSTNLIGNVLREKIQSIDLDTCLSGGEDSFFVADLGVVYRQHVRWIKNLPRIEPFYAVKCNGDPQVLNLLVKLGLSFDCASKNEISSILDLGVDPSRIIYANPVKTPSYLGYARQQGVGMMTFDNSDELLKCKKFYPDAQLLLRIMTDDSTATCQLSVKFGAPMSDTKKLLALAKELNLNVVGVAFHVGSGASDPTVYAEAVENSRQVFDEALELGFPPLSILDVGGGFEDDCFEIAAEVLNNSLAEHFPDDSVRVIAEPGRYYVATAFTLATSVIGRRWVDEQKGKAMIYVNDGVYGNLNSILFDHQNPVPRPLTSGESFLYNGKDEIPFHHRDHHSSNYEFSVWGPTCDGLDCISKSVLFPVSIDVGDWLYFNDVGAYTLAASTTFNGFNLDCKVHYVCSSPEVDL; encoded by the coding sequence ATGCCGGCCATTTCGTtatccaacaacaaacatGGCCCTGATCGTGGTACTAGTATCCATGATAAGTCCATTTACAATAGTAAGGGACATATCAATGGATCATTGTACCATGAGCATGAAAGCCAATCTACAAATCTTATTGGAAACGTTCTTCGTGAAAAAATCCAATCTATTGACCTCGATACCTGCCTTTCGGGAGGTGAGGACTCATTTTTTGTGGCAGATTTAGGTGTTGTCTACCGTCAGCATGTTCGGTGGATAAAAAATCTGCCTCGAATTGAGCCCTTCTACGCTGTGAAGTGCAATGGGGATCCTCAAGTTCTTAACTTGCTTGTCAAGTTGGGACTTAGTTTTGATTGCGCTTCAAAGAATGAGATTAGCTCCATTCTTGATCTGGGTGTGGACCCATCTCGTATCATCTATGCCAACCCTGTAAAGACTCCCTCATATCTTGGATATGCTCGACAACAGGGTGTTGGTATGATGACATTTGATAATTCTGATGAGTTGTTGAAATGCAAAAAGTTTTACCCTGATGCTCAACTCCTACTTAGAATTATGACCGATGATTCTACTGCCACTTGCCAATTGAGTGTCAAGTTTGGTGCTCCCATGTCTGACACTAAAAAGCTTTTGGCATTGGCAAAAGAATTAAACCTCAACGTTGTGGGTGTTGCGTTCCATGTGGGAAGTGGAGCCAGTGATCCCACCGTCTATGCTGAGGCGGTCGAAAACTCTCGCCAAGTATTCGACGAAGCTCTTGAATTGGGCTTTCCTCCTTTGTCTATTCTTGATGTTGGAGGAGGTTTTGAGGATGATTGCTTTgagattgctgctgaagtgTTGAACAACTCGTTGGCTGAACATTTCCCTGACGATTCTGTTCGAGTGATTGCCGAGCCTGGTCGCTACTATGTCGCTACTGCATTTACTCTTGCTACAAGCGTCATTGGTCGTCGCTGGGTCGACGAACAAAAGGGAAAGGCCATGATCTATGTCAATGATGGTGTATATGGAAATCTCAATTCCATTTTGTTTGATCACCAGAATCCTGTTCCTAGACCCTTGACCTCTGGTGAAAGCTTCCTTTACAATGGTAAGGACGAAATCCCCTTTCACCACCGTGACCATCATTCGAGCAACTATGAGTTCTCGGTATGGGGACCTACCTGTGACGGACTCGACTGTATTTCAAAGTCGGTTCTGTTTCCCGTTTCCATTGACGTCGGAGATTGGCTGTACTTCAACGACGTAGGAGCTTATACACTTGCAGCCTCGACCACTTTCAACGGGTTCAACTTGGACTGCAAGGTACACTACGTGTGCTCGAGCCCCGAAGTGGATCTCTAG
- a CDS encoding aromatic ring-opening dioxygenase (predicted), translated as MSSGEYSRRSQHCIISIIVLALATIAGYFFIKSSDNIIQSKQHSDLVSAGLPGSGSSTLKSPSSHLLEKVETRNIMPEIAPALFVSHGGGPLPLLNVPDHKDLVDFLGKHGSSLLNLNGPNKPKALVVVTAHWETAIPAVSTRTTSELLFDYYGFPKETYQYTYKAEGSVQVAELVAGAIKKGGFSNVTLDSKRGWDHGVFVPLKVIAPGGLDIPLIMISVLKSQNPTELLKLGRALAPLREQGIAFLGSGTTFHNFDGLLAPPPTKQKFYAVAEKFEQHMNQVLTADREGSDEEQRDSRLSLLEKWQSWPGASAVQPVGAQDHFSPLVVLAGTLLSKKATRAKYLDLSGLPASIWSF; from the coding sequence ATGTCATCAGGAGAATACTCTAGACGGTCCCAGCATTGTATAATTTCAATTATCGTTCTGGCATTAGCAACCATTGCAGggtatttttttatcaaatCATCTGACAACATTATTCAGTCGAAGCAACATTCTGACTTGGTATCAGCTGGATTacctggatctggttcatCAACTTTGAAATCGCCTAGTTCGCATCTCTTAGAGAAGGTAGAGACAAGGAATATCATGCCTGAAATAGCACCTGCATTATTTGTATCACATGGAGGTGGTCCTCTGCCGCTCCTAAATGTCCCTGATCATAAAGATTTAGTCGACTTCCTTGGTAAGCATGGCTCATCCTTATTGAATCTTAATGGACCAAATAAACCAAAGGCACTTGTTGTGGTTACCGCTCATTGGGAGACTGCAATTCCTGCTGTTTCTACAAGAACGACATCCGAGTTACTCTTTGATTATTATGGTTTTCCAAAGGAAACTTATCAGTATACTTACAAGGCTGAGGGTTCTGTTCAAGTTGCAGAGTTGGTAGCTGGTGCAATTAAGAAGGGTGGGTTTTCAAATGTAACTTTGGACAGCAAACGAGGTTGGGATCATGGCGTGTTTGTTCCATTGAAAGTGATTGCTCCTGGTGGACTCGATATTCCATTGATCATGATATCCGTTTTGAAGTCACAGAATCCTACCGAGCTGTTAAAACTAGGACGAGCTCTGGCTCCTCTTCGAGAGCAAGGAATCGCTTTCCTTGGTAGTGGAACTACTTTCCATAATTTTGATGGTTTGCTCGCACCTCCTCCTACTAAGCAGAAATTCTATGCCGTCGCAGAAAAATTCGAGCAACATATGAATCAAGTATTGACTGCCGATAGAGAGGGCTCTGATGAGGAGCAGAGGGACTCGCGCCTTTCTCTCCTTGAGAAGTGGCAGTCTTGGCCTGGTGCAAGTGCTGTCCAACCTGTCGGTGCGCAAGATCATTTCAGTCCGCTTGTAGTCCTTGCTGGTACTCTTTTGTCTAAGAAAGCAACGCGAGCCAAGTATTTGGATTTGAGTGGGCTTCCTGCCTCTATCTGGTCATTTTAG